Proteins co-encoded in one Bacillota bacterium genomic window:
- the rpsI gene encoding 30S ribosomal protein S9 gives MAQVQYRGTGRRKCSVARVRLIPGTGSIVVNGKPLSEYFGRRILEIVVNAPFTVTETSGRYNAIVDVHGGGTTGQAGAVRHGISRALIKADPELRPALKKAGLITRDPRMKERRKYGLKKARKAPQFSKR, from the coding sequence GTGGCGCAGGTGCAATACAGAGGCACTGGGAGGCGTAAGTGCTCGGTTGCCCGTGTGAGATTGATTCCGGGGACCGGCTCGATCGTTGTGAACGGCAAACCGCTTTCCGAGTATTTCGGTCGGCGGATACTTGAGATAGTAGTGAACGCCCCGTTCACCGTGACCGAAACGTCCGGCAGGTACAACGCTATCGTGGACGTTCACGGCGGTGGCACAACCGGCCAGGCTGGTGCGGTGAGGCACGGAATCTCAAGGGCGCTCATAAAGGCCGACCCTGAACTCAGGCCGGCCCTGAAGAAGGCGGGCCTCATTACCCGCGATCCCCGCATGAAGGAGCGGCGGAAATACGGCCTCAAGAAGGCGCGCAAGGCTCCTCAGTTTTCCAAGAGGTAG
- the rplM gene encoding 50S ribosomal protein L13, whose protein sequence is MSTTFMAKPEEVTRKWFVVDAAGKPLGRLASEVARILRGKHKPIYTPHVDVGDHVIVVNASKVVLTGKKLQTKMYYWHTLYPGGLRKMPYEKFLAIKPERAVEKAIKGMLPHNRLGRKMGMKLKVYAGPEHPHAAQKPEPLEITV, encoded by the coding sequence ATGTCGACCACGTTCATGGCGAAACCCGAGGAAGTCACGCGCAAGTGGTTTGTGGTCGATGCCGCCGGGAAGCCTCTGGGCAGACTCGCAAGTGAAGTCGCCCGGATCCTCCGGGGCAAGCACAAGCCCATATATACTCCCCACGTTGACGTGGGTGATCATGTCATTGTCGTCAATGCGAGCAAAGTCGTACTGACCGGCAAGAAGCTCCAGACGAAGATGTACTACTGGCACACGTTGTACCCGGGCGGTCTCAGGAAGATGCCCTACGAGAAGTTCCTTGCGATCAAGCCCGAGAGGGCTGTCGAGAAGGCCATAAAGGGGATGCTTCCCCATAACCGGCTCGGCCGCAAGATGGGCATGAAGCTGAAGGTGTACGCGGGACCGGAGCACCCACACGCGGCGCAGAAGCCTGAGCCGCTTGAAATAACTGTTTGA
- the truA gene encoding tRNA pseudouridine(38-40) synthase TruA gives MRNIGMVLEYVGTAYHGFQIQENAPTIQGTLEGALEQVTGSPVRVVGAGRTDAGVHALGQVVSFSTESCIPGDRFAPALNSLLPRDIRVLRSFEAPTGWNARYGAISKVYRYLTVPRGAARPSLAAGAGVLEGRANLEYRDLDVGSMREAGQALLGTHDFAAFCASGSSVRTTVRTVKRLDVREERWDALGVNLVVIEVEADGFLYNMVRIIAASLIEVGAGASDLDTPAKLLESQDRTLGPPTAPPSGLYLARVFYPGPLAGLTCP, from the coding sequence GTGCGTAACATCGGCATGGTCCTTGAGTACGTGGGAACAGCTTACCACGGGTTTCAGATTCAGGAGAATGCTCCGACCATCCAGGGAACCCTAGAAGGGGCACTGGAACAGGTGACAGGGTCGCCTGTGAGGGTGGTGGGAGCGGGACGCACAGACGCCGGGGTGCATGCTCTGGGCCAAGTGGTAAGCTTCTCCACAGAGTCTTGTATCCCGGGCGACAGGTTCGCGCCTGCACTTAACTCGCTGCTGCCGCGGGACATACGGGTCCTTCGATCCTTCGAAGCGCCCACCGGGTGGAACGCGCGCTACGGGGCGATCTCCAAGGTCTACAGGTACCTGACTGTGCCACGGGGTGCCGCCAGACCGTCACTGGCAGCAGGTGCCGGAGTGCTTGAGGGAAGGGCGAACCTAGAATACCGGGACCTCGACGTCGGGTCGATGCGGGAGGCAGGCCAGGCCCTCCTCGGCACCCACGATTTCGCAGCGTTCTGCGCCTCCGGGAGTTCGGTGAGGACCACTGTCAGGACCGTCAAGCGTCTCGATGTCAGGGAGGAACGATGGGACGCCTTGGGAGTCAACTTGGTGGTGATAGAGGTAGAGGCCGACGGGTTTCTCTACAACATGGTCAGGATCATTGCGGCATCCCTGATCGAGGTGGGAGCGGGCGCGTCTGACCTCGATACCCCGGCGAAGCTGCTCGAGTCGCAGGACCGCACCCTGGGTCCGCCGACGGCCCCTCCGAGTGGCCTTTACCTTGCACGAGTCTTCTATCCCGGGCCTCTTGCCGGTCTAACCTGTCCTTGA
- a CDS encoding energy-coupling factor transporter transmembrane protein EcfT — protein MLRNITIGQYIPGGSLLHRLDPRTKILLSLVIVVSLFFAHQARGYILLGALILALVAISGVPFGYVLRGLRPLTFIIALTFLLHLFMDPGNTIFRLGPLTATDRGFAEGVFTATRLALLVVTTSLVTLTTSPIALTDGLERLLTPLAVVGVPAHELAMMTTIALRFIPTLLEETEKIMKAQMARGADFESGNIARRAKAMIPILVPLFVSAFRRADELAMAMEARCYRGGKGRTHLRQLKLTPLDAAAFTLITVYTVTTVVFF, from the coding sequence ATTCTGCGGAATATCACGATAGGTCAGTACATTCCCGGGGGATCCCTGCTGCACCGGCTTGACCCGAGGACCAAGATCCTGCTTTCGCTGGTCATAGTAGTGTCTCTTTTCTTCGCGCACCAGGCCCGGGGGTACATTCTTCTCGGGGCACTCATACTGGCCCTGGTGGCCATATCCGGAGTCCCGTTCGGCTACGTACTGCGCGGGCTCAGGCCGCTGACCTTCATCATAGCCCTGACGTTCCTGCTCCACTTGTTCATGGACCCTGGGAACACCATATTCCGCCTCGGCCCACTCACTGCCACCGATAGGGGGTTTGCCGAGGGAGTCTTCACCGCGACGAGGCTTGCACTGCTGGTGGTGACCACCTCGCTGGTGACGCTCACCACGTCCCCCATTGCCCTGACAGACGGGCTCGAAAGGCTGCTCACGCCGCTGGCCGTGGTGGGCGTGCCCGCGCACGAGCTTGCCATGATGACAACGATCGCTCTCCGGTTCATCCCAACTCTCCTCGAGGAGACGGAGAAGATCATGAAGGCCCAGATGGCAAGGGGGGCTGACTTCGAGTCCGGGAACATCGCGCGTCGTGCCAAAGCGATGATCCCGATTCTGGTCCCTCTGTTCGTCAGTGCCTTTCGCCGGGCAGACGAACTTGCCATGGCCATGGAAGCAAGGTGCTACAGAGGAGGCAAAGGACGGACGCATCTTAGACAACTCAAGCTCACCCCGCTCGACGCGGCGGCGTTCACTCTTATCACGGTCTATACCGTCACCACGGTGGTGTTCTTCTAG
- a CDS encoding energy-coupling factor transporter ATPase gives MIIEARNLSHTYMKGTPLAKQALHDVNLGIEEGEFVGVIGRTGSGKSTLVQHFNGLLKPGSGQILVGGRDIWERGVAIRDIRRMVGLVFQYPEHQLFEETVFADVAFGPRNMGLSEPDVEDAVREAMRMVNLEFDSLRDRSPFELSGGQKRRAAIAGVLAMRPKVLVLDEPTAGMDPRGREEVLGHVRQLHDEHGLTIVLVSHSMEDVARLADRLIVVDQGAVVMNGTPREVFAHPGELTRMGLGVPQVTQVVAELAARGYKFRTDAVTVGEALDTLLPALLDAKKGAKGVGA, from the coding sequence ATGATCATCGAGGCACGAAACCTGTCGCATACTTACATGAAAGGCACGCCCCTTGCCAAGCAGGCTCTTCACGATGTCAATCTCGGCATTGAGGAAGGTGAATTCGTCGGGGTCATAGGGAGGACGGGATCGGGCAAATCCACCCTGGTTCAACACTTCAACGGACTCCTCAAGCCAGGTTCCGGCCAGATCCTGGTAGGCGGGCGCGACATCTGGGAGCGGGGGGTTGCGATCCGCGACATCAGGCGCATGGTCGGCCTGGTGTTCCAATACCCGGAGCATCAGCTGTTCGAGGAGACCGTCTTTGCGGATGTGGCATTCGGCCCCAGGAACATGGGCTTGAGCGAGCCCGATGTGGAAGACGCGGTCCGAGAGGCCATGCGCATGGTCAATCTCGAGTTCGACTCCCTGCGCGACCGGTCTCCGTTCGAGTTGTCAGGTGGGCAGAAACGGAGAGCGGCAATTGCGGGCGTGCTGGCCATGCGCCCAAAGGTCCTCGTGTTGGACGAGCCCACTGCGGGGATGGATCCAAGAGGCCGCGAGGAAGTCCTCGGGCATGTGAGGCAGCTCCACGATGAGCATGGCCTCACTATAGTGCTAGTATCCCACAGCATGGAGGACGTAGCCCGCCTGGCGGACAGGCTCATTGTAGTCGACCAGGGTGCTGTCGTCATGAACGGGACGCCGCGGGAGGTCTTTGCCCATCCGGGGGAACTCACCAGGATGGGCCTGGGAGTCCCTCAGGTCACCCAGGTCGTGGCGGAGCTTGCGGCCAGGGGCTACAAGTTCAGGACTGATGCTGTCACGGTCGGTGAAGCACTTGATACGTTGCTTCCCGCGCTCCTCGATGCCAAGAAAGGGGCAAAGGGGGTGGGCGCGTGA
- a CDS encoding energy-coupling factor transporter ATPase, producing the protein MANVSYAYDDGKPGEVEALLDIDLEIAPGEFVAVIGHNGSGKSTLAKHINAILIPTTGDVWVAGMNTRDASHLWDIRQTVGMVFQNPDNQIVATTVEEDVAFGPENLGVPPAEIRTRVDEALALVDMTGHEKSPPHMLSGGQKQRVAIAGVIAMRPRCIVLDEPTAMLDPVGRAEVVRTIRRLASEEGIAVVHITHFMNEAVQADRVVVMEDARIVLSGTPREIFAKPAALRKLDLDVPQVTELAEELRKAGVAIPRHPLTVEEFVEDVDAMLGGRPSGS; encoded by the coding sequence ATGGCGAACGTGAGTTACGCCTATGATGACGGCAAGCCCGGCGAGGTAGAGGCCTTGCTCGATATCGACCTCGAAATCGCCCCTGGGGAGTTCGTGGCGGTCATCGGCCACAACGGGTCAGGCAAGTCCACGCTCGCCAAACACATAAACGCAATTCTCATCCCGACCACCGGAGACGTCTGGGTGGCCGGGATGAACACTCGTGACGCCTCCCACCTGTGGGACATACGGCAGACTGTGGGAATGGTCTTTCAGAACCCGGACAACCAGATAGTGGCCACTACCGTCGAAGAGGACGTGGCTTTTGGCCCCGAGAATCTGGGCGTCCCGCCGGCAGAGATCCGCACCCGCGTTGATGAGGCCCTCGCACTGGTGGACATGACCGGGCATGAGAAATCACCCCCTCACATGCTGTCAGGTGGGCAGAAGCAGCGGGTAGCCATAGCCGGGGTCATCGCGATGAGGCCCCGGTGTATAGTGCTGGACGAGCCCACAGCCATGTTGGACCCGGTCGGGAGGGCGGAGGTCGTCAGAACCATTCGCCGCCTTGCGTCGGAGGAAGGCATAGCCGTGGTCCACATAACCCATTTCATGAACGAAGCAGTCCAGGCTGACAGAGTTGTGGTCATGGAGGACGCCAGGATAGTCCTTTCAGGGACCCCCCGAGAGATCTTCGCGAAGCCCGCAGCACTGCGCAAGCTCGATCTGGATGTACCGCAAGTGACTGAGCTTGCCGAGGAGCTGCGCAAGGCCGGGGTGGCCATTCCCCGTCACCCGCTCACCGTGGAGGAGTTCGTTGAAGATGTGGACGCAATGTTGGGCGGAAGGCCGTCCGGGAGTTGA
- the rplQ gene encoding 50S ribosomal protein L17, which translates to MRQGKLGRTAAARRALFRSTVTSLFLHNRITTTEAKAKEVRPIAERLITWAKKGDLHHRRLAAEFILEPEAVKNLFDKVGPEFADRPGGYTRILKLGRRRGDAAPLAIIELVGLGAPAAPAKDKKAKAKK; encoded by the coding sequence GTGAGGCAAGGGAAACTCGGCCGCACCGCTGCTGCGCGTCGCGCCCTGTTCCGGAGCACGGTGACGTCCCTGTTCCTTCATAACAGGATAACCACCACCGAGGCGAAAGCCAAGGAGGTCCGCCCAATCGCAGAGCGCCTGATAACATGGGCGAAGAAAGGCGACCTCCATCACAGGAGGCTCGCGGCGGAGTTCATACTGGAGCCCGAGGCAGTGAAGAACCTGTTCGACAAGGTCGGCCCGGAGTTCGCCGACCGGCCGGGCGGGTACACCCGCATCCTCAAGCTCGGAAGGAGACGGGGCGACGCTGCTCCGCTCGCCATTATCGAGCTGGTGGGGTTGGGAGCGCCCGCTGCTCCGGCTAAAGACAAGAAGGCCAAGGCGAAGAAGTGA
- a CDS encoding DNA-directed RNA polymerase subunit alpha, with the protein MMESAKPKVECQEESDRYGKFVVEPLERGYGITLGNSLRRILLSSLTGAAVTSVKIDGVLHEFSTIPGVTEDVTDIILNLKGLLVKMYSDEPKTLRISVKGEREVTGADVQHDADVEIQNPDLHIATLGPDAELSMELTVERGRGYVPAERNKKADHVIGVIPVDSIFTPVEKVNYVVEHARVGGVTDYDRLILEVWTHGTIKPKEAVSTAAKMMSEHLKLFSNLTEPAPEDEAEAESKVDTRDRVLEMTIEELDLSVRSYNCLKRAGLNSVEELTRKTEEDMMKVRNLGRKSLEEVKQKLASLGLSLRSSEE; encoded by the coding sequence GTGATGGAATCTGCGAAGCCAAAGGTCGAGTGCCAGGAGGAGAGCGACCGGTACGGCAAGTTCGTGGTGGAGCCTCTCGAGCGGGGTTACGGCATTACTCTGGGGAACTCGCTCCGCAGGATTCTATTGTCATCCCTGACAGGGGCGGCAGTGACTTCGGTCAAGATAGACGGAGTCCTGCACGAGTTCTCGACCATACCCGGCGTGACCGAGGACGTGACCGACATCATACTGAACCTCAAGGGTTTGCTCGTCAAGATGTACTCGGACGAGCCGAAGACCCTCAGGATATCGGTGAAGGGCGAGCGCGAAGTCACCGGCGCTGATGTCCAGCACGACGCGGACGTGGAGATCCAGAATCCCGACCTCCACATCGCTACCTTGGGGCCCGACGCGGAGCTGTCAATGGAGCTCACCGTTGAGCGGGGCCGCGGGTACGTCCCAGCGGAGCGGAACAAGAAGGCTGATCACGTGATCGGCGTCATCCCGGTCGATTCCATCTTTACCCCGGTTGAGAAGGTCAACTACGTGGTGGAACACGCCAGGGTAGGCGGTGTCACCGACTACGACAGGCTCATCCTTGAGGTGTGGACGCATGGCACCATCAAACCCAAGGAGGCCGTGAGCACTGCGGCCAAGATGATGAGCGAGCATCTCAAGCTCTTCAGCAACCTGACCGAGCCCGCCCCAGAGGACGAGGCGGAGGCGGAGAGCAAGGTAGATACGCGCGACCGGGTTCTGGAGATGACCATAGAGGAGCTGGATCTCTCGGTGCGGTCCTACAACTGCCTCAAGAGAGCCGGGCTCAACAGTGTCGAGGAGCTGACCAGGAAGACCGAGGAAGACATGATGAAGGTCAGAAACCTGGGCAGAAAGTCCCTCGAAGAAGTGAAGCAGAAACTCGCAAGCCTTGGACTGTCTCTGAGATCGTCCGAGGAATAG
- the rpsD gene encoding 30S ribosomal protein S4 — protein MARYTGPVCRLCRREGTKLYLKGDRCYSEKCAVGRRTYPPGEHGQGRKKTSEYGLQLREKQKLRRTYGIMEAQFERYFDMAERKRGITGENLLALLETRLDNVVFRLGMAESRPQARQLVRHGHFAVNGKKVSIPSYQVSVGDEITVRTGSRNLPLFRAIAETAVPTIPAWLAPAQDRLTFRVASMPTRDQIDLDIQEHMIVELYSR, from the coding sequence ATGGCGAGATACACAGGGCCTGTTTGCAGGCTTTGCCGCCGTGAGGGGACGAAGCTTTACCTCAAAGGTGACAGATGCTACAGCGAGAAGTGCGCTGTGGGAAGAAGGACCTACCCGCCGGGTGAACACGGACAGGGCAGGAAGAAGACATCGGAGTATGGCCTTCAGCTTCGGGAGAAGCAGAAGCTCCGAAGGACTTACGGGATAATGGAAGCCCAGTTCGAAAGGTATTTCGATATGGCCGAGCGCAAGCGGGGCATCACAGGAGAGAACCTTCTCGCGCTTCTCGAGACTAGACTGGACAACGTAGTCTTCAGGCTGGGGATGGCCGAGTCGAGGCCGCAGGCGAGACAGCTTGTGAGGCACGGGCACTTCGCCGTAAACGGGAAGAAGGTCTCTATTCCATCCTACCAGGTGTCGGTGGGGGACGAGATCACTGTGCGCACGGGCAGCCGTAACCTGCCGCTCTTCCGGGCGATTGCAGAGACTGCCGTCCCAACGATTCCGGCGTGGCTTGCCCCGGCACAGGACAGACTCACCTTCCGCGTGGCCTCGATGCCGACGAGGGACCAGATCGACCTCGACATTCAGGAGCACATGATCGTCGAGTTGTACTCCAGATAA
- the rpsK gene encoding 30S ribosomal protein S11 — MPKKQVRTRRRERKNIESGVAHIKSSFNNTLVTITDPAGNVVSWSSSGAMGFKGSRKGTPFAAQQAADAAARVAMDHGMRTIEVVVKGPGGGREAAVRSLQAAGLEVSMIKDVTPIPHNGCRPPKRRRV, encoded by the coding sequence ATGCCTAAGAAGCAGGTGAGGACGAGAAGGCGCGAACGGAAGAACATAGAGTCCGGCGTCGCCCATATCAAGTCCAGCTTCAACAACACACTGGTAACCATAACCGACCCCGCGGGCAACGTGGTGTCGTGGTCATCATCAGGTGCTATGGGTTTCAAGGGCTCGAGGAAGGGGACGCCGTTCGCAGCTCAGCAGGCGGCGGACGCCGCGGCCCGCGTGGCGATGGATCACGGAATGCGCACCATCGAGGTCGTGGTGAAAGGTCCGGGCGGAGGCCGCGAGGCGGCGGTCAGGTCACTTCAGGCAGCCGGTCTGGAAGTCAGCATGATCAAGGATGTCACGCCCATCCCGCACAACGGGTGTCGGCCGCCCAAGAGGCGGCGGGTATAA
- the rpsM gene encoding 30S ribosomal protein S13 — protein MARIAGVDLPRDKRVEIALTYIYGVGLTTSQKILAKTQINPDTRVRDLTEDEVTRLRETVDRDYRVEGDLHREEAQNIKRLIEIGSYRGLRHRRGLPVRGQRTRTNARTRKGPKKTVGVRKGK, from the coding sequence ATGGCGAGAATAGCAGGTGTTGACCTTCCAAGGGATAAGAGGGTGGAGATAGCCCTTACCTATATATACGGAGTGGGCCTCACCACCTCTCAGAAGATCCTGGCGAAAACCCAGATAAACCCGGACACCAGGGTTCGGGATCTCACGGAGGATGAGGTGACCAGGCTACGTGAGACCGTTGACCGGGATTACCGGGTCGAGGGGGATCTTCACCGGGAAGAGGCTCAGAACATCAAGAGACTGATAGAGATTGGAAGCTACAGGGGGCTCCGTCACCGTCGTGGCCTTCCTGTTCGCGGGCAGCGCACAAGAACGAACGCGCGGACCCGGAAAGGGCCCAAGAAGACCGTCGGAGTGCGCAAAGGCAAGTAG
- the rpmJ gene encoding 50S ribosomal protein L36 translates to MKVRPSVKKMCDKCKVIKRKGRVMVICENPTHKQRQG, encoded by the coding sequence ATGAAAGTCAGACCTTCAGTCAAGAAGATGTGCGACAAGTGCAAGGTGATCAAGAGGAAGGGTCGGGTAATGGTCATATGCGAGAACCCGACTCATAAGCAGAGACAGGGTTAA
- the infA gene encoding translation initiation factor IF-1 yields the protein MGKQDCVEVEGTVIEPLPNAMFRVELDNGHKVLAHVSGKMRMKFIRILPGDKVTIELSPYDLTRGRIVWRYK from the coding sequence GTGGGTAAACAAGATTGTGTCGAGGTTGAGGGAACCGTCATTGAGCCGTTGCCTAACGCCATGTTCAGGGTGGAACTGGACAACGGTCACAAAGTCCTGGCCCATGTTTCCGGCAAGATGCGCATGAAGTTCATCAGGATTCTGCCTGGGGATAAGGTCACTATCGAGCTATCGCCCTACGACCTCACCCGTGGTAGGATTGTGTGGAGATACAAGTAG
- a CDS encoding KOW domain-containing RNA-binding protein produces MSKTGRDKGRLFVIVGVESDRIVQIADGECHGTARPKRKNVKHLIILEQVDSAVSERLEMGLPITDDQLVTALRAYKPHDEKGGDLRRG; encoded by the coding sequence GTGTCGAAAACGGGAAGGGACAAGGGAAGGCTATTCGTGATCGTTGGGGTCGAAAGCGACCGGATAGTCCAGATCGCGGACGGTGAATGCCACGGGACGGCGCGGCCCAAGCGTAAGAACGTCAAGCACCTGATCATACTGGAGCAGGTGGATAGCGCAGTCTCCGAAAGGCTCGAGATGGGCCTGCCCATAACCGATGACCAGCTCGTTACGGCTTTGAGAGCATACAAACCTCACGATGAGAAAGGGGGCGACCTGCGCCGTGGGTAA
- the map gene encoding type I methionyl aminopeptidase, whose amino-acid sequence MIVLKTPSEIARMRRAGRLVAQVLESLGEHIKAGVTTETLDRMAETMIREAGAQPAFLGYRGFPATICASVNDVIVHGIPNGRPLAEGDIVGVDIGVVVDGFYGDAAMTFPVGRISAEAERLLEVTRGALSAAIEHARPGKRLGDISHAIQEHVEAAGFSVVRDFVGHGIGRNMHEEPQVPNFGEPGVGVRLKPGMVLAIEPMVNAGRHEVRIMQDNWTARTCDGRLSAHFEHTVAVTENGPEVLTLP is encoded by the coding sequence ATGATTGTTCTGAAAACGCCCTCGGAGATCGCTCGCATGAGGCGAGCGGGCCGACTTGTCGCGCAGGTGCTCGAGTCTCTGGGTGAGCACATAAAGGCCGGGGTGACGACGGAAACGCTCGACCGGATGGCCGAGACAATGATCAGGGAGGCAGGGGCGCAACCGGCGTTTCTCGGGTACAGAGGCTTCCCCGCCACAATCTGTGCTTCTGTCAACGATGTCATCGTCCACGGCATCCCGAACGGGCGCCCTCTCGCGGAGGGCGACATCGTGGGTGTGGACATCGGCGTCGTTGTGGACGGCTTCTACGGTGATGCCGCCATGACTTTCCCGGTGGGAAGGATTTCGGCCGAGGCGGAGAGACTTCTTGAGGTCACCAGAGGGGCGCTCAGCGCGGCGATTGAACATGCAAGGCCTGGGAAGCGGTTGGGCGACATCTCCCACGCAATTCAGGAGCATGTGGAGGCGGCTGGATTCTCGGTGGTGAGGGATTTCGTGGGCCACGGAATAGGCAGGAACATGCACGAGGAACCTCAAGTCCCGAATTTCGGCGAACCCGGTGTAGGCGTCAGGCTCAAGCCCGGAATGGTTCTGGCGATCGAACCCATGGTGAACGCAGGACGGCACGAGGTCAGGATAATGCAGGACAACTGGACCGCCAGGACTTGCGACGGGAGGCTTTCCGCGCATTTCGAGCACACGGTGGCGGTGACGGAGAATGGCCCCGAGGTTCTGACTCTCCCGTAA
- a CDS encoding adenylate kinase encodes MRVVMMGPPGAGKGTQSARLAHRLGVPHVSTGDMFRAAVAAGTPLGITAKGYMDTGRLVPDEVTLGIARERLGAPDAREGFILDGFPRTVPQAVELDDILAAREQALNAVVLVEVADDELVRRALGRVVCGECGKVYHTEFNPPPSGGCCSGGVLVHRADDSAETVRARLATYRAQTEPLREYYSQRDLLRVVDGVGSPDEVFQRIEDALGGGNGL; translated from the coding sequence ATGCGCGTCGTAATGATGGGCCCGCCCGGCGCGGGCAAAGGGACTCAATCCGCGCGCCTCGCTCATAGGCTCGGGGTGCCGCACGTGTCCACGGGCGACATGTTCCGGGCAGCGGTGGCTGCCGGCACCCCCCTCGGGATCACGGCGAAGGGTTACATGGACACAGGCAGGCTGGTCCCGGATGAGGTGACGCTCGGGATAGCCAGGGAGCGACTTGGCGCCCCGGATGCCCGGGAAGGGTTCATCCTGGACGGGTTTCCTCGCACGGTGCCCCAGGCCGTGGAACTGGACGACATCCTGGCTGCACGTGAGCAAGCGCTGAATGCGGTGGTCCTCGTGGAAGTGGCGGACGACGAGCTTGTCCGGCGTGCGCTCGGTCGGGTTGTCTGCGGGGAGTGCGGGAAGGTCTACCATACGGAGTTCAACCCGCCTCCTTCGGGAGGGTGCTGTTCCGGTGGGGTGCTCGTTCACCGCGCTGACGATTCTGCTGAGACGGTGAGAGCCAGGCTGGCCACTTACCGGGCTCAGACGGAGCCGTTACGGGAGTACTATTCCCAGCGTGATCTGCTCCGGGTCGTCGATGGAGTTGGGAGCCCGGACGAGGTCTTCCAGCGGATAGAGGACGCGCTCGGCGGAGGCAACGGTCTATGA
- a CDS encoding preprotein translocase subunit SecY, with product MIAAVVNAFRVPDLRKKILYTAFLLFIYRLGSFIPVPGVDASRVVAEFERAAGAAGAGLLSLLDMFAGGALSRFTVFALNVGPYITASIVMELLKVVIPQLEELAKEGVEGRKKISQYTRYLTIVLAVVQGYAYTLMLSGAVRPGALSRVLIVVSMTAGTAFVMWLGEKISEHGIGNGISLIIFTGIAARIPSGVERTVKLIFAGGANLVMLQLCDKKSP from the coding sequence GTGATCGCAGCAGTCGTAAACGCGTTCCGCGTCCCGGACCTTCGGAAGAAGATCCTGTACACTGCGTTCCTGTTGTTCATCTACAGGCTGGGATCGTTCATCCCGGTTCCAGGTGTGGATGCAAGCAGAGTTGTGGCGGAGTTCGAGAGAGCGGCCGGAGCGGCCGGAGCGGGACTTCTGAGCCTTCTCGACATGTTTGCCGGAGGCGCGCTTTCCAGGTTCACGGTCTTCGCCCTCAATGTCGGGCCCTACATCACCGCGTCTATCGTGATGGAGCTCCTCAAGGTGGTCATACCTCAGCTCGAGGAGTTGGCCAAGGAGGGCGTGGAAGGCAGAAAGAAGATCTCTCAGTACACGAGGTATCTGACCATAGTCCTCGCAGTCGTGCAGGGCTACGCATACACGTTGATGCTCTCAGGTGCTGTAAGGCCTGGCGCGCTTTCACGGGTCCTCATCGTGGTCAGCATGACGGCAGGAACGGCCTTCGTTATGTGGCTGGGTGAGAAGATCTCCGAACACGGCATAGGCAACGGAATATCGCTGATAATCTTCACAGGCATCGCGGCGCGGATACCGTCAGGGGTAGAGCGCACCGTCAAGCTCATCTTTGCCGGAGGGGCAAATCTTGTCATGCTTCAGTTGTGCGATAAAAAGAGTCC
- the rplO gene encoding 50S ribosomal protein L15, which translates to MRLHDLRPPFGAKSERKRVGRGIGSGHGKTAGKGNKGQLARSGGGKGPGFEGGQTPLARRLPKRGFNNKFKVEYAVVNVGDLEMFDAGAEVTPEVLRDAGLVRKAGMPVKILGNGDITKSLKVRADRFSETAVSKITAAGGSAEVV; encoded by the coding sequence ATGAGGTTGCACGACTTGCGGCCCCCGTTTGGCGCGAAGTCTGAGCGGAAGCGGGTGGGCCGTGGGATAGGGTCAGGGCATGGAAAGACAGCGGGCAAAGGTAACAAGGGCCAGCTGGCCAGGTCTGGAGGAGGAAAGGGCCCCGGGTTCGAGGGCGGCCAGACTCCTCTTGCTCGCAGACTCCCCAAACGGGGTTTCAACAACAAGTTCAAGGTCGAATACGCCGTGGTGAACGTGGGAGATCTCGAGATGTTCGATGCCGGCGCGGAAGTCACGCCTGAAGTACTGCGCGACGCGGGGCTGGTCCGCAAGGCCGGCATGCCGGTGAAGATCCTCGGCAATGGGGACATAACCAAGTCCCTCAAGGTTCGCGCAGACAGGTTCAGTGAGACCGCGGTATCCAAAATCACGGCCGCAGGAGGCTCCGCGGAGGTGGTATAG